Proteins encoded within one genomic window of Citrobacter amalonaticus Y19:
- a CDS encoding TIGR03759 family integrating conjugative element protein, with protein sequence MRRILMAGVLSLPLCVAASTVTTQSNQSQQTSLQASSANQVQTQQQGQQWGLSDEDWSRYQSLMKGARGIMSPGLDPLTALGVETDNSSERRRLAELWVKHEYARTEKELAFQREINTAWLRLYPETLAVNMGNAAGIAHDTQGRLALFVKESCSRCDARLAAVIADNRPVDIYLVGNDVSDEKIRSWAISHGIPVEKVRNRQITLNHDRGLWQRYGQGQMPVILQQGEEGWQIAAF encoded by the coding sequence ATGAGAAGAATTTTGATGGCAGGTGTACTTTCCTTGCCGCTGTGTGTGGCGGCATCAACAGTTACCACTCAATCGAATCAGAGTCAGCAAACATCCCTGCAGGCATCATCAGCAAACCAGGTTCAGACGCAGCAACAGGGTCAACAATGGGGGCTTTCAGATGAGGACTGGAGTCGCTATCAGTCGTTGATGAAAGGAGCCAGAGGCATTATGTCCCCTGGTCTTGATCCTCTTACTGCCCTGGGCGTCGAGACAGATAATTCATCTGAGCGCCGTCGGCTGGCTGAATTGTGGGTAAAACACGAATACGCCCGTACCGAGAAAGAACTCGCATTTCAACGAGAAATAAACACTGCCTGGCTTCGTCTTTATCCTGAAACATTGGCCGTGAATATGGGGAATGCCGCGGGTATCGCTCATGACACACAAGGAAGACTGGCGTTATTTGTCAAAGAGTCATGTTCACGCTGTGATGCCCGGCTTGCTGCTGTTATCGCCGACAACAGACCGGTAGATATTTACCTTGTCGGAAATGACGTGAGCGACGAAAAAATCAGATCATGGGCAATAAGCCATGGCATACCAGTCGAAAAAGTGCGTAATCGGCAAATTACCCTAAATCATGATCGCGGTTTGTGGCAGCGCTATGGGCAAGGTCAGATGCCAGTTATTTTGCAGCAGGGAGAAGAGGGATGGCAAATTGCCGCATTCTGA
- a CDS encoding transglycosylase SLT domain-containing protein gives MANCRILKLACCLWFVSTGCLAVVNVNSSVQVVPQAYRVIAAAERVPAESLYSLAMAESTRKTAWGSKPWPWTINVAGKGYHFETREEAFAALLGFMQRYPLKRIDVGVAQVNLGWNGHLFPSFRDAFDPYTNLRAAARILRACYDAQPGSWIKAAGCYHHPAGGKPAAKYMAIVRRKLSQIAPDIKVPEGGPVALASHSLTWVEPQ, from the coding sequence ATGGCAAATTGCCGCATTCTGAAACTGGCTTGCTGTTTATGGTTTGTCAGCACTGGTTGCCTGGCGGTCGTGAATGTAAATAGCAGTGTTCAGGTAGTTCCGCAGGCTTATCGGGTCATTGCTGCTGCCGAGCGCGTTCCGGCAGAATCGCTTTACTCGCTGGCGATGGCCGAAAGCACCCGTAAAACCGCATGGGGGTCTAAACCATGGCCCTGGACTATTAATGTAGCAGGGAAAGGATACCACTTTGAAACCCGCGAGGAGGCCTTTGCGGCACTTCTTGGATTTATGCAGCGCTACCCTCTCAAGCGTATCGATGTCGGTGTAGCCCAGGTCAATCTTGGGTGGAACGGGCATCTTTTCCCATCCTTTCGTGATGCTTTTGATCCCTACACAAATCTTCGTGCAGCGGCCCGAATTCTCCGTGCCTGCTATGACGCTCAGCCTGGAAGCTGGATTAAAGCTGCTGGCTGTTATCACCACCCGGCCGGTGGTAAGCCGGCAGCAAAATATATGGCTATCGTACGCCGCAAGCTAAGTCAGATCGCACCTGATATTAAGGTCCCTGAAGGGGGGCCGGTTGCTCTGGCCAGTCACTCATTAACCTGGGTTGAACCTCAATGA
- a CDS encoding type 4 pilus major pilin, giving the protein MSAQTLPHRQHQPDRGWGILEHGTIAIGTIIVLALVGALVWSLWGKKSVAVEVSNLQTVVTNAQSLKQAQGGYNFTSGTTMTGTLIQQGGAPKAGWTIQGTASSGTATMWNGYGGQVVLAPVASNGFNNGFSVTTQKVPQADCISITTQLGSGGAFSAITINSTDYSDGLVSAEEAGKTCSSDSGMTGNNTLVFTHNG; this is encoded by the coding sequence ATGTCAGCTCAGACATTACCACATCGCCAACATCAGCCTGACCGGGGCTGGGGCATTCTTGAACACGGTACCATTGCGATCGGGACGATTATCGTACTGGCTCTGGTTGGTGCTCTGGTCTGGAGTCTTTGGGGGAAAAAGTCCGTTGCCGTTGAGGTTTCAAATCTCCAGACCGTCGTGACAAACGCGCAGTCGCTTAAGCAGGCGCAGGGGGGATATAACTTTACGAGCGGTACAACTATGACGGGAACGCTTATCCAGCAGGGGGGCGCACCAAAGGCTGGCTGGACTATCCAGGGAACAGCCAGTTCCGGTACCGCTACGATGTGGAACGGTTATGGTGGTCAGGTCGTTCTGGCTCCTGTGGCATCGAATGGATTTAACAATGGATTTTCAGTTACAACGCAGAAAGTTCCGCAGGCAGACTGCATCTCTATCACTACACAGCTCGGTTCCGGTGGAGCATTCAGTGCTATCACCATTAACAGTACTGATTACAGTGACGGTCTGGTCAGTGCAGAAGAGGCAGGCAAAACCTGCTCATCAGACAGCGGAATGACAGGTAACAATACACTGGTCTTCACCCATAACGGCTGA
- a CDS encoding A24 family peptidase — translation MTLLTLSMPWPTVIIIFPLCLSLFSFMRSLVRLSLMILDDDQEWFAVFFAPASTGFIWLYATAATGMMLSPVPLLERLMSLLFCLFLFRLTLTDAFTGFLPRELTIRCLIAGLVSALIAPGFIGHFLTATTALVIFGVWRYVTFRIHARECLGLGDVWLAGAIAAWLGGREGLYALLIGVVLFVLWQISVRRITEGGPMGPWLCAGAISVTLFKLYQPLITW, via the coding sequence GTGACACTGCTGACGCTGAGTATGCCCTGGCCAACTGTCATTATCATTTTTCCTCTATGCCTCAGCTTATTCAGTTTTATGAGGAGCCTGGTTCGTCTCAGCCTGATGATATTGGATGATGATCAGGAATGGTTTGCTGTTTTTTTCGCCCCTGCATCCACCGGCTTCATCTGGCTTTACGCTACAGCGGCAACTGGCATGATGCTGTCCCCTGTGCCGCTACTGGAGCGACTGATGTCTCTGTTGTTCTGCCTCTTTCTTTTCAGGTTGACGCTTACCGATGCGTTCACAGGATTTCTGCCCCGAGAATTGACGATAAGGTGTCTTATTGCCGGTCTTGTTTCCGCTCTTATCGCTCCCGGCTTTATAGGGCACTTCCTCACAGCTACCACTGCGCTGGTGATTTTTGGCGTCTGGCGTTATGTCACCTTTAGGATTCATGCCCGTGAGTGTCTGGGGCTTGGCGATGTCTGGTTGGCCGGTGCTATTGCGGCCTGGTTGGGAGGGCGAGAGGGGCTTTATGCTCTGCTGATCGGCGTGGTGCTCTTTGTGCTCTGGCAGATATCTGTTCGTCGCATAACTGAAGGAGGGCCGATGGGACCCTGGCTGTGCGCCGGCGCGATTTCTGTGACCCTGTTTAAATTGTATCAACCGCTTATTACATGGTGA
- a CDS encoding type II secretion system F family protein, translating into MESDSHFYPSREMSFPERIRYRLVRATFTGKYRQPFYETLRFLLENRKALKDALTMIGDVHTDFGRRWHPYYELVQDCIEGVNDNRPGRALQDVLAAWAPYEEAALISAGMETGNIPAALMQADKLIVARRRILGQVIFASVFPAALAILSTGLLLANNLALVPTMSKMSDPARWTGALGFMNGVAKWSSEWGVASAATAAGLVLLSFWSLPRWRGRLRGCADWLLPWSVYKDLQGAVFLMNIGALLGSGVQELKALQILNGFAPPWLQERIEAAMECMSEGDSLGRALRNSGYDFPSREAVNYLSLLDKGDGAASLITNYADRWLEQALARVARRANATKLFSLVLIMSFFLLILMMVMQIQDMNTFNLH; encoded by the coding sequence ATGGAAAGTGACAGCCATTTTTATCCATCCCGGGAAATGTCGTTCCCTGAAAGGATTCGCTACCGGCTTGTCAGAGCCACTTTTACTGGGAAATACCGCCAGCCATTTTACGAAACGCTGCGCTTTCTTCTTGAAAACCGTAAGGCCCTGAAAGACGCGCTGACCATGATCGGCGATGTACATACTGATTTTGGCAGGCGCTGGCATCCTTATTATGAACTTGTTCAGGACTGCATCGAGGGTGTGAACGACAACCGTCCTGGCCGCGCGCTGCAGGATGTTCTGGCTGCCTGGGCACCTTACGAAGAGGCCGCGCTTATCAGCGCCGGGATGGAAACCGGTAATATTCCTGCCGCGCTGATGCAGGCTGATAAGTTGATTGTTGCCCGTCGGCGAATTCTTGGGCAGGTAATTTTTGCCTCAGTATTTCCTGCCGCGCTTGCCATCCTGAGTACGGGGCTACTACTGGCCAACAATCTCGCACTTGTTCCCACCATGAGCAAAATGTCCGATCCAGCTCGCTGGACCGGTGCACTCGGGTTTATGAATGGAGTAGCGAAGTGGAGTTCCGAGTGGGGTGTTGCTTCTGCCGCTACAGCCGCAGGGCTTGTGCTGCTGTCTTTCTGGTCGCTGCCCCGCTGGCGCGGCCGTCTCAGGGGCTGTGCTGACTGGTTACTACCATGGTCTGTTTATAAAGACCTGCAGGGAGCTGTATTTCTTATGAATATTGGCGCGCTTCTTGGTTCGGGTGTCCAGGAACTCAAAGCTTTGCAGATCCTTAACGGTTTTGCACCGCCCTGGCTGCAGGAACGCATCGAGGCCGCGATGGAGTGCATGAGTGAAGGCGATTCACTTGGCAGAGCTCTGCGTAACAGCGGATATGATTTTCCGAGCCGTGAGGCTGTGAACTATCTCTCTCTTCTGGATAAGGGGGATGGTGCTGCTTCGCTCATCACCAATTATGCGGACCGCTGGCTGGAGCAGGCGCTCGCGCGCGTCGCGCGTCGGGCGAATGCCACCAAACTCTTTTCTCTCGTTCTGATTATGAGTTTCTTCTTACTCATCCTGATGATGGTGATGCAGATTCAGGACATGAACACTTTCAACTTACATTAA
- the pilO2 gene encoding type 4b pilus protein PilO2 — MSSKKKSSLRSGIRVTHHRRDWMAGLHWEQQRSALLTRFRGKASPDTHVVVAGRRNASMMGVVSPGRVRRSPYSLAVAFLLSEGGNTWGIYRLSHNEDLWVFFAASGGQLSVMGDVTGSRAKIESAAENFLRFNDADTPGLRCAATADDNCDATSLTDRLNRSQLKRCRLGKRLTTMSLIMPAALITLVAAAGIYWYDDVQQKAEQAAAMAEFRARMAMSADKPAAPARAPHPWASQPPVSLLLGNCWLTREPLFASVAGWRFTDGECVPEGLRLRYLATPGATVEDFSHRARVLLGHSAVFNLQEGGKNGDVFIPFRKYSVSEYTDEALPGADAQLIRFISHLQRRNLEVKFSEVKPPAVAPGQEKTMPVQDWREFTFTVSSRLQPERLLQDFDATGLRLNSVSITMSPQGQFDYTMKGSIYAQN; from the coding sequence ATGTCATCAAAGAAAAAATCTTCACTCCGTAGCGGCATTCGAGTCACCCACCACCGTCGCGACTGGATGGCAGGACTTCATTGGGAGCAGCAGCGGAGCGCACTGTTAACGCGATTCCGGGGAAAAGCCTCACCTGACACGCATGTAGTAGTTGCCGGCAGGCGTAACGCATCAATGATGGGGGTCGTTTCCCCCGGGCGTGTGCGACGGAGCCCTTACTCTCTTGCAGTAGCATTCCTGCTGTCTGAAGGGGGAAATACATGGGGGATATACCGTCTCAGCCACAACGAAGATCTCTGGGTTTTCTTTGCAGCCAGCGGTGGGCAACTTTCTGTCATGGGTGATGTGACCGGTTCACGCGCGAAGATAGAATCAGCAGCAGAAAACTTCCTGCGTTTTAACGATGCTGATACACCGGGTCTGCGCTGTGCTGCAACCGCAGATGATAATTGTGATGCAACCTCGCTCACTGACAGGCTGAACCGTTCGCAACTGAAGCGTTGCCGCCTGGGTAAGCGCCTGACGACGATGTCTCTCATTATGCCTGCTGCGCTTATTACACTCGTGGCAGCAGCAGGAATTTACTGGTACGACGACGTTCAGCAAAAAGCGGAACAGGCTGCTGCAATGGCAGAGTTTCGCGCCCGAATGGCGATGTCTGCTGATAAGCCAGCTGCGCCAGCCCGAGCGCCGCATCCGTGGGCCTCTCAGCCACCAGTTTCGCTTTTACTTGGTAATTGCTGGCTGACACGCGAACCACTTTTCGCCTCGGTGGCTGGCTGGCGCTTTACGGACGGTGAATGTGTCCCTGAAGGCCTGCGCTTGCGTTACCTCGCCACACCTGGTGCGACGGTGGAGGATTTCTCCCACCGCGCAAGGGTGCTTCTTGGGCATTCTGCTGTTTTCAACCTTCAGGAAGGAGGTAAAAACGGCGACGTATTCATTCCCTTCCGGAAATACAGCGTAAGTGAGTATACCGACGAGGCCTTGCCTGGCGCGGATGCCCAACTGATACGTTTCATTTCGCACCTGCAGCGCCGCAACCTGGAAGTCAAGTTCAGTGAAGTGAAACCGCCAGCGGTCGCGCCAGGACAAGAGAAAACCATGCCCGTACAGGACTGGCGCGAATTCACTTTTACTGTCAGCTCGCGTTTGCAGCCTGAACGTCTGCTGCAGGATTTTGATGCGACCGGGCTCCGCCTGAACAGCGTGTCAATCACCATGAGCCCGCAGGGGCAGTTCGACTACACCATGAAGGGGAGCATTTATGCGCAGAATTAA
- a CDS encoding lytic transglycosylase domain-containing protein: MLRLSAFLLLILVCPRVDAFCFESAGAKYHIDPLLVKAIAIGESSLRPDVTNINRDKKTGQALSTDYGLMQVNSSHIASLIAQGYIRSSQDLLNRPCLNVQIGTWILAKHFQVCGISWNCLGSYNAGFRKDRHETRESYANRIYAIYRRLLLNERGIKL, translated from the coding sequence ATGCTGCGCCTGTCCGCTTTTCTGCTGCTGATTTTGGTTTGCCCACGGGTGGATGCATTCTGCTTTGAATCGGCGGGCGCTAAATACCACATTGACCCGCTACTGGTTAAGGCAATAGCCATAGGTGAAAGCAGCCTGCGACCGGATGTCACAAATATTAATCGTGACAAAAAGACCGGGCAGGCACTCAGTACCGATTATGGACTGATGCAGGTCAATTCATCGCATATCGCTTCGCTGATAGCGCAGGGTTACATTCGCAGCTCACAGGACCTCCTGAACCGTCCGTGCCTCAACGTTCAGATAGGTACCTGGATACTGGCGAAGCATTTTCAGGTATGCGGCATAAGCTGGAACTGTCTTGGCTCTTATAACGCAGGTTTTCGTAAGGACCGGCATGAAACTCGCGAGTCCTATGCCAACCGGATTTATGCCATTTATCGTCGGCTTTTACTTAATGAACGGGGAATAAAACTGTGA
- a CDS encoding GspE/PulE family protein, which translates to MSSDKEIMDFVFAEQHPSGGVTLLIDGNRRKDPGIQRWVMDVTRTWADAKTEFVTLSELNRRREVAERQGRGLNQGVSEADLSNRDVSVSQDKVISYMRLGNDFNASDIHMEISGDRKICIVQLRIHGELEVVDEVKDVEGMTLASTSYLSMCDVREQSFFAGREQSGRIDAKFARRAGLYGARYEHRPTPDGLIVVMRLIPDDGDNIPTLPQLGFLPEQIKLILQILRMPEGMTLLTGPTGSGKSATLRVFSDIWLKLTGGKKRLLTLENPPEGRIPGGIQTPVMPEDNSPEAISRAWSNGNASALRLDPDAILNGEIRDLYSLLAAIFASETGHLVLSTLHTQSPIGSLRRMEHFGIDRHLLADAALITGLIGQRLVPLLCEHCRVPWEVKVPELDEETRARLEKYCSVAGLCEPKNLFFRNYEGCEHCRKTVPLTGRIISRGVTGRTAIAEVVRTDARLMQLWLSHGPSVARKYWVNQGGITRRMHLLRYLAEGLVDPLEGDLICPLDEDDIMDCEVPDGK; encoded by the coding sequence ATGTCTTCTGATAAAGAAATCATGGATTTTGTCTTTGCCGAGCAGCATCCGTCTGGAGGGGTTACGCTACTCATCGACGGCAACCGGCGAAAAGACCCTGGCATACAGCGCTGGGTTATGGATGTCACCCGGACATGGGCTGATGCAAAAACTGAGTTTGTTACACTCAGCGAACTGAACCGGCGGCGTGAAGTGGCAGAACGTCAGGGCCGTGGGCTTAACCAGGGTGTGAGCGAGGCGGATCTAAGTAACCGTGACGTCAGTGTGTCGCAGGATAAGGTCATCAGCTATATGAGGCTGGGTAACGACTTTAATGCCTCTGATATTCATATGGAAATAAGCGGTGATCGCAAGATTTGCATCGTTCAGTTGCGTATTCACGGCGAGCTGGAGGTGGTGGATGAAGTGAAAGATGTGGAGGGTATGACGCTGGCCTCCACATCTTATCTTTCCATGTGCGACGTGCGCGAGCAGTCATTCTTTGCCGGTCGTGAGCAGTCAGGGCGCATCGATGCAAAGTTCGCCCGCCGCGCCGGCCTCTATGGCGCCCGCTACGAACACCGTCCTACTCCGGATGGGCTGATAGTGGTCATGCGTCTGATCCCGGATGACGGGGACAATATACCGACGCTGCCGCAACTGGGTTTTTTGCCTGAGCAGATTAAGCTCATCCTGCAGATCCTGCGTATGCCGGAAGGCATGACGCTGCTGACCGGGCCTACTGGTTCAGGGAAGAGCGCCACGTTGCGCGTGTTCAGTGATATCTGGCTGAAACTGACCGGCGGTAAAAAGCGCCTGCTCACGCTGGAAAACCCGCCCGAGGGGCGTATTCCGGGTGGTATTCAGACCCCCGTTATGCCGGAAGACAATTCACCGGAGGCCATCAGCCGCGCCTGGAGTAACGGAAACGCCTCTGCACTTCGTCTCGATCCGGATGCCATCCTGAACGGTGAGATCCGTGACCTGTATTCCCTTCTCGCCGCCATTTTCGCCAGTGAAACCGGCCACCTGGTGCTGTCGACCCTGCACACCCAGAGCCCTATCGGCTCCCTGCGTCGTATGGAGCATTTCGGTATTGATCGCCACCTTCTGGCGGATGCTGCACTCATCACTGGCCTGATTGGCCAGCGTCTGGTGCCGCTGTTGTGTGAACACTGCCGGGTACCGTGGGAAGTCAAAGTCCCTGAGCTTGATGAAGAAACCCGCGCGCGTCTCGAAAAATATTGTTCTGTCGCGGGCTTGTGCGAACCGAAAAATCTCTTCTTCCGCAACTATGAGGGATGTGAACACTGCCGGAAAACGGTACCACTGACCGGACGCATTATCAGTCGTGGCGTTACAGGGCGAACAGCTATTGCCGAAGTTGTCCGGACAGATGCTCGCCTGATGCAACTTTGGCTTTCACATGGGCCTTCAGTTGCCAGAAAGTACTGGGTAAACCAGGGTGGGATTACTCGCCGCATGCATCTGTTGCGTTATCTGGCAGAGGGTCTTGTTGATCCGCTGGAAGGCGATCTCATCTGTCCGCTGGATGAGGATGACATCATGGATTGTGAGGTGCCTGATGGAAAGTGA
- a CDS encoding site-specific integrase, which produces MQLRQRIKKMELGVALDKYYGCASVQKRGHLQEFYRINVIKRSALARRYMHEITSVDIAEYRDQRLSEVSSKTGRTNSPASVRLELALLSALYNLARIEWGTCTHNPVEHVRKPPASKGRTRRLTSQEERKIGRALAKRNIELAAIFHLALETAMRQGEILSLRWENIDLHIGIAHLPLTKNGSVRDVPLSFKARKVLREYSGPLSGPVFSYTSNGFKSAWREVIQALGIVDLHFHDLRHEAISRLFELGTLNVMEIAAISGHKSLTMLKRYTHLRATQLVSKLDIRKRQTQKLAAIFVPYPAELESSNNGIVLRFSDLEHPSLEAQTKEDVIQKASFELLRIQALAARSGERLPPPGNIKANDPTRVLINPL; this is translated from the coding sequence ATGCAACTCAGACAGCGAATTAAGAAAATGGAGCTGGGTGTAGCTCTTGATAAATATTACGGTTGTGCATCTGTGCAAAAGCGGGGCCATCTGCAGGAGTTTTATCGGATAAATGTTATAAAGCGTTCAGCTCTTGCCAGGCGATACATGCATGAGATTACTTCGGTTGATATTGCAGAATACCGTGATCAGCGACTCTCTGAAGTAAGTAGTAAAACGGGGCGAACTAATAGCCCTGCAAGTGTCCGACTTGAACTTGCGTTGCTATCTGCCCTTTATAACCTTGCTCGAATTGAATGGGGAACATGTACTCATAACCCTGTTGAGCATGTACGAAAACCACCGGCCTCCAAAGGGCGAACCCGAAGATTGACATCTCAGGAGGAGCGAAAGATTGGCAGGGCGCTGGCAAAACGAAATATCGAGTTGGCAGCCATTTTTCATTTGGCCCTTGAAACGGCTATGCGTCAGGGGGAGATCCTCTCACTTCGCTGGGAGAATATCGACCTGCACATTGGCATCGCTCATTTACCTCTCACTAAAAATGGGAGCGTACGGGATGTTCCGTTGTCGTTTAAAGCAAGAAAGGTATTAAGAGAGTATTCCGGCCCTCTATCCGGACCTGTTTTCAGTTATACATCCAATGGGTTTAAAAGCGCCTGGCGAGAAGTTATACAGGCTTTAGGCATTGTCGATTTGCATTTTCATGATCTACGACACGAAGCTATAAGCCGTCTTTTTGAGCTCGGAACACTGAATGTCATGGAAATTGCAGCGATATCAGGACACAAGAGCCTGACGATGCTAAAACGCTATACCCACCTTCGTGCGACGCAGCTGGTTAGTAAACTTGATATACGTAAACGACAGACGCAGAAACTGGCGGCGATCTTTGTTCCGTATCCTGCTGAACTTGAGAGCAGCAATAACGGTATTGTTTTACGCTTCTCTGATCTTGAACATCCTTCACTTGAAGCGCAAACAAAGGAAGACGTTATCCAGAAAGCCTCTTTTGAGCTTCTCAGAATTCAGGCTCTTGCTGCTCGTTCTGGAGAACGACTCCCTCCACCAGGCAATATCAAAGCTAATGACCCAACTCGTGTGCTCATTAATCCGCTCTGA
- the pilV gene encoding shufflon system plasmid conjugative transfer pilus tip adhesin PilV, translated as MPVFTYKTTDRGWAILSTGASLIILLVVSVWGFTLISDWMQKRTWLNTASQVSRFTQAVKSYTGRYYDTLLSSATTTTPVTVTPAMLKNTGFLEQGFSETTVDGQAYLAAVVRNATNTDQLQALVYTQNGAALPFLALRQISMDITSGMGGYIWTSGTATGAMGSWTIPLSQFGISTTQGHIAALLTTDELGAARGENDRLYRFSVTGKPDLNTMHTSIDMGGNNLNNAGTINAVTGNFSGDVAATGNITANGTVTGQNVTAGSNVTAGNTITANNDIRSNNGWFITRGSKGWLNETYGGGFYMSDNDWVRVINNKNIYTSGQVRGGSVRADGRLSTGEVLQLDGVNTAGAVCSPNGLVSRDATGAILSCQSGVWQGNAEIGDLFFSPDISSGQSRNIGQHKYCALSQARFDYNNYRACVLVRNANGTWTLSAPKVGNGQANCVAVCF; from the coding sequence ATGCCTGTGTTCACATATAAAACGACTGACCGGGGCTGGGCTATCCTCAGCACTGGTGCTTCATTGATTATTCTCCTGGTGGTCAGCGTCTGGGGCTTTACCCTTATCAGTGACTGGATGCAAAAACGGACCTGGCTGAATACCGCGTCACAGGTATCTCGCTTCACACAAGCTGTGAAGAGCTACACTGGCCGTTATTACGATACTTTGCTTTCAAGTGCCACCACCACGACCCCGGTTACGGTTACACCCGCTATGCTGAAAAACACCGGATTTCTGGAGCAGGGGTTCAGCGAGACGACAGTAGACGGACAGGCTTACCTGGCTGCTGTTGTTCGTAATGCCACTAATACAGATCAGCTGCAGGCACTGGTTTACACTCAAAACGGCGCGGCACTGCCTTTTCTCGCACTGCGCCAGATATCAATGGATATCACCTCTGGTATGGGCGGCTATATATGGACATCAGGAACTGCTACCGGCGCTATGGGCAGCTGGACTATTCCTCTTTCACAGTTTGGGATAAGTACAACTCAGGGACATATTGCGGCTTTACTGACCACAGATGAACTGGGCGCTGCTCGCGGTGAAAATGATCGCCTTTATCGTTTTTCGGTAACCGGCAAGCCAGACCTCAACACGATGCATACCAGTATTGATATGGGAGGTAACAATCTTAATAACGCAGGCACGATTAATGCCGTAACGGGTAATTTCAGTGGCGATGTGGCGGCCACTGGAAATATAACTGCGAATGGAACTGTTACAGGACAGAATGTTACTGCCGGTTCAAACGTCACCGCAGGAAATACAATAACGGCTAACAACGACATACGTTCAAATAATGGCTGGTTCATAACTCGAGGGAGTAAGGGATGGCTAAATGAAACGTATGGCGGCGGTTTTTATATGTCAGATAATGACTGGGTTAGAGTCATAAATAATAAGAATATTTATACAAGCGGTCAGGTTCGTGGTGGAAGTGTGCGGGCTGATGGAAGACTTTCTACAGGAGAAGTTTTGCAGCTCGACGGAGTCAATACTGCTGGCGCAGTTTGTTCACCAAACGGCCTTGTAAGCCGCGACGCCACTGGAGCCATACTTTCCTGTCAATCCGGTGTGTGGCAAGGCAATGCTGAAATCGGTGATTTGTTCTTCTCTCCTGATATCAGCTCCGGTCAATCACGTAATATTGGGCAACATAAATATTGTGCATTGTCTCAGGCGCGATTCGATTACAACAATTACCGAGCGTGCGTTTTGGTTAGAAACGCAAATGGCACATGGACGTTGTCGGCTCCAAAGGTTGGTAATGGGCAAGCAAATTGCGTTGCCGTGTGTTTCTGA
- the pilP gene encoding type IV pilus biogenesis protein PilP, whose product MRRINPAGTGLLLSALFCGQAVATVTSDALPPNVTLGELEAAQARNLILEQKVQTARLEQQLRESQSGQSTDRNYLSTAAQPAMPLMAQPAPSQQTASAVGEKRTGGVRLQEIYGRGSQLRARIVLPDGGVTEVAKGDQLPGTSKRVTEVTSTIVRLSDNSELSF is encoded by the coding sequence ATGCGCAGAATTAATCCCGCGGGAACGGGCCTGCTGCTGTCCGCTCTGTTCTGCGGGCAGGCAGTGGCAACCGTAACCAGTGATGCGCTTCCGCCGAACGTTACGCTTGGCGAACTTGAAGCAGCTCAGGCGCGCAACCTCATTCTGGAGCAGAAAGTGCAGACGGCGCGTCTGGAGCAGCAGCTGCGTGAAAGCCAGTCCGGACAGAGTACTGACAGGAATTATCTGTCTACTGCCGCCCAGCCTGCCATGCCGCTTATGGCGCAGCCAGCTCCTTCACAACAGACTGCCAGTGCAGTCGGTGAAAAGCGGACCGGTGGTGTGCGCCTTCAGGAGATTTACGGCCGTGGCTCGCAGTTGCGTGCACGCATTGTTCTGCCGGATGGCGGAGTCACAGAAGTAGCAAAAGGCGATCAGCTTCCCGGAACCTCAAAGCGGGTCACGGAGGTTACCTCCACGATCGTACGCCTCAGCGACAATTCTGAACTTTCATTTTGA